A section of the Candidatus Binatia bacterium genome encodes:
- the glgC gene encoding glucose-1-phosphate adenylyltransferase, which produces MKEVVAVVLGGGRGTRLYPLTQWRSKPAVPLAGKYRLVDVPISNCINSGLRQIFVLSQFQSASLNRHISRTYRFDPFTPGFVEILAAEQTEASMDWYQGTADAVRKQLHRFLRHGVEHILILSGDQLYVMDFRSVLEQHTRTGADITIAVTPVTERDASEFGILQVDRSGRIVDFVEKPRDAQVLQRLALAEEEVRQRGITPDRRYLASMGIYLFKPRVLVECLEDQRRVDFGKEVIPFAIQNYFVRALLFPGYWEDIGTIRTFYHANLELASDHPPINLFDEERPIYTRPRFLPGSRIAACQVRESIVCEGSHLEAANVQESVIGIRSMVRPGSQLRRVVMMGADYYEDGPAGHVPLGVGEDCVIQDAIIDKNARIGAGVRILNEQQVKHLDGPNFFIRDGIVIVPKNAVIPPGTVI; this is translated from the coding sequence GTGAAAGAAGTCGTAGCCGTTGTGCTCGGTGGCGGTCGCGGCACCCGCCTGTATCCACTTACCCAATGGCGCAGCAAGCCTGCTGTGCCTCTGGCCGGCAAGTACCGGCTCGTGGACGTCCCGATCAGCAACTGTATCAATTCCGGCTTGCGACAAATCTTCGTACTCTCCCAGTTTCAGTCTGCGTCGCTCAATCGGCACATCTCGCGGACCTACCGCTTCGACCCGTTTACACCCGGATTCGTGGAAATTCTCGCGGCGGAGCAAACCGAGGCGAGTATGGATTGGTATCAAGGCACCGCCGACGCGGTCCGCAAGCAACTGCACCGCTTCTTGCGACATGGGGTCGAGCACATTTTGATTCTTTCGGGAGACCAGTTGTACGTGATGGATTTCCGCTCCGTATTGGAGCAGCACACCCGCACTGGGGCGGACATTACCATCGCGGTCACACCCGTCACGGAGCGCGACGCTAGCGAATTCGGGATCCTACAGGTGGACCGTAGTGGCCGCATTGTCGACTTCGTCGAAAAGCCCCGCGACGCTCAGGTGTTGCAGCGTCTGGCATTGGCGGAAGAGGAAGTTCGCCAGCGCGGCATCACGCCCGATCGGCGTTATCTGGCTTCGATGGGCATCTATCTCTTCAAACCGCGGGTGCTCGTCGAATGCCTGGAGGACCAACGACGTGTCGACTTCGGTAAGGAAGTGATACCCTTTGCGATCCAGAACTACTTCGTCCGCGCTTTGCTCTTCCCTGGCTACTGGGAAGACATCGGAACCATCCGCACCTTTTATCATGCGAATCTCGAACTCGCGTCGGACCACCCGCCGATCAACCTGTTCGATGAAGAGCGCCCAATTTACACGCGACCGCGCTTCTTGCCCGGCTCTCGAATCGCCGCCTGCCAGGTTCGCGAGAGTATCGTTTGCGAAGGCAGTCACCTCGAAGCCGCTAATGTCCAGGAATCCGTGATTGGGATTCGCAGCATGGTCCGCCCGGGTTCGCAATTGCGTCGCGTCGTCATGATGGGCGCGGACTATTACGAGGACGGTCCAGCGGGGCACGTGCCACTTGGGGTCGGCGAGGACTGCGTAATTCAAGATGCGATCATAGACAAAAACGCTCGCATTGGCGCCGGCGTTCGTATTCTCAACGAGCAGCAGGTGAAACACCTCGACGGGCCCAACTTTTTTATTCGCGATGGCATTGTCATCGTTCCCAAAAATGCCGTTATCCCACCCGGCACTGTGATCTGA
- the dnaX gene encoding DNA polymerase III subunit gamma/tau — MSYLVLARRWRPQTFAEILGQEHVTRTLQNAIRAGRVAHAFLFTGVRGVGKTTAARVLAKALNCEQGPAPEPCNACVHCEEIANGTALDVVEIDGASNTGVDDARAIIENVRYRPAKCRYKIYIVDEVHMLSTSAFNALLKTLEEPPPHVKFIFATTDPHKIPATIQSRCQRYDFKRLPLRLVVQHLREIAAKECLDISDTGLFLLARESEGSMRDAQSLLDQVIAFCGERIADEQILEALGLADRSWVTQLAAALLERDAVKVLEIVDRVHTCGQDLRRFVRDTIEHFRNIAVTQAGAGAILEQELPLEELEQIRKQASTTSFLDTERIFRALLQAEGELGRSPVPKLCLEMHLLRLTMTEPLVALAELSEQLRRLAEGGPRLSSAPVQEKENRTGVPVRHGGSALKSPPPPATAKIAEAPVSQVAHESPTLGEAARDSSLDRIPGWGGFMEFLEQRRRFIAAHLRASESVEWDGEVLRVKVAQGIHYQFLTHGSRPSELEKLASEFFGRRVRVEIEALPRDLAPLKEQEGKSGQVDVREVLQHPAVRKTMEILGAEIREVRERSTEKRRVPDG; from the coding sequence ATGAGTTACCTGGTACTAGCGCGTCGCTGGCGACCACAAACTTTTGCTGAGATTCTCGGCCAAGAACACGTGACCCGGACCTTACAGAATGCCATTCGCGCTGGTCGGGTCGCTCACGCATTTCTGTTTACCGGCGTGAGGGGCGTGGGGAAAACAACAGCCGCGCGCGTCTTGGCGAAGGCATTAAATTGCGAGCAAGGTCCGGCCCCCGAGCCCTGTAACGCTTGTGTTCACTGCGAGGAAATTGCCAATGGCACGGCCCTGGATGTCGTGGAAATTGACGGTGCCTCCAACACCGGGGTGGATGATGCCCGCGCCATCATCGAGAACGTACGTTACCGCCCCGCAAAGTGTCGCTACAAAATCTATATTGTCGACGAAGTGCACATGCTTTCGACCAGTGCTTTCAACGCCCTCTTGAAAACACTGGAAGAGCCGCCGCCACACGTCAAATTCATCTTCGCGACCACGGATCCCCACAAGATTCCCGCTACGATTCAATCGCGCTGCCAGCGGTATGACTTCAAGCGCCTGCCCCTGCGGTTGGTGGTGCAGCACCTGAGGGAAATCGCCGCAAAAGAATGCCTGGACATCTCGGATACCGGGCTGTTTTTACTGGCCCGCGAAAGCGAGGGGAGTATGCGCGATGCTCAGTCGCTGCTCGACCAGGTCATTGCCTTTTGCGGCGAGCGCATCGCCGATGAACAAATCCTCGAAGCGCTGGGCCTTGCGGACCGTAGCTGGGTCACACAACTGGCGGCCGCACTTTTGGAACGGGACGCCGTTAAGGTGCTCGAAATTGTGGATCGGGTACACACCTGCGGACAAGACTTACGGCGCTTTGTGCGGGATACCATCGAGCATTTTCGCAACATCGCGGTGACGCAGGCGGGAGCTGGAGCCATACTGGAGCAGGAACTGCCCTTGGAAGAGCTGGAGCAAATTCGCAAGCAAGCTTCCACCACGTCCTTTCTGGATACGGAGCGAATTTTCCGCGCCTTGCTGCAAGCGGAAGGGGAGCTCGGGCGGAGTCCGGTTCCCAAACTCTGCCTGGAAATGCACCTGTTGCGCCTGACGATGACCGAGCCCCTGGTCGCGCTTGCCGAGTTGAGCGAGCAATTGCGCCGGTTGGCAGAGGGTGGTCCTCGGCTGAGTAGCGCACCTGTGCAGGAGAAAGAAAACCGAACGGGAGTCCCCGTCAGGCATGGCGGCAGCGCCTTGAAGTCGCCGCCCCCACCAGCGACGGCAAAGATTGCCGAAGCGCCCGTTAGTCAAGTCGCCCATGAATCTCCGACTCTGGGCGAAGCAGCGCGGGACTCCTCTCTCGATCGCATTCCAGGCTGGGGTGGGTTTATGGAGTTCCTGGAACAGCGGCGGCGTTTCATCGCTGCCCATCTGCGCGCAAGTGAAAGCGTGGAGTGGGATGGAGAGGTCTTGCGGGTCAAGGTTGCGCAGGGCATTCATTATCAGTTCCTGACTCACGGTTCGCGGCCGAGCGAGCTCGAGAAGTTGGCGTCGGAGTTCTTCGGCCGGCGCGTCCGCGTGGAGATCGAAGCATTGCCGCGGGATCTTGCGCCCCTCAAAGAGCAAGAGGGAAAATCCGGCCAGGTGGATGTTCGGGAAGTGCTCCAACATCCGGCCGTGCGGAAGACCATGGAAATCCTCGGCGCGGAAATCCGCGAAGTACGGGAGCGCTCGACGGAGAAGAGGCGGGTGCCAGATGGCTAA
- a CDS encoding hydrolase, producing MQRLIDAWFSRDRREHPRLYWARTKDGWRLALHRYCPPSETHRTPVILCHGMSSNRWDMDGPGSISLARHLYSKGYDVWVVELRGAGRSTKPTWWNGKRYNWSFEDYVYHDAPALLRTVLRETQAAKVHWIGHSMGGMIAYAILMSPLAEKIASAVTLGSPTMSQVGHPLLDVGVPYRWLLRFLPNRVPIGTLARLSAPLAPWLMNLLERQVHELGWHRGNANVQLLRTLMLTAVDDIPASLLREFARWYDLRAMTDRYGIFDFTEHLERITTPILIIAGSHDGLTPVEDLRTVYERVRSKDKAFVVIGKKTGATNNYAHADLILGLHAPVDVYPVICRWLEAHRESGKLTRDSAAKVRRREHAAAASKVIPLARKQRASSK from the coding sequence ATGCAGCGGCTGATTGATGCATGGTTCTCCCGCGACCGCAGGGAGCATCCTCGCCTGTATTGGGCGCGCACAAAGGACGGCTGGCGTCTCGCTCTCCATCGGTATTGCCCCCCGAGTGAAACCCACCGGACCCCGGTGATCCTCTGCCACGGGATGTCCTCGAATCGGTGGGACATGGACGGCCCCGGCTCCATTTCGCTGGCCCGCCATCTCTACTCCAAGGGTTATGACGTGTGGGTCGTCGAGCTTCGTGGGGCGGGGCGGTCCACGAAACCGACGTGGTGGAATGGCAAGCGCTACAACTGGTCTTTCGAAGACTACGTGTACCACGACGCGCCCGCCCTTTTGCGTACGGTGCTGCGGGAAACACAGGCAGCAAAGGTTCACTGGATCGGTCACTCCATGGGGGGCATGATCGCATACGCCATTTTGATGAGCCCCCTTGCCGAGAAGATTGCCAGTGCGGTCACTTTGGGTTCGCCGACCATGAGCCAAGTGGGGCATCCGCTTCTGGACGTCGGGGTACCCTACCGATGGTTGCTCCGCTTCCTACCGAACCGCGTCCCCATTGGTACACTTGCCCGTCTGAGTGCACCTCTGGCTCCCTGGCTCATGAACCTACTGGAGCGACAGGTTCACGAACTCGGGTGGCACCGGGGCAACGCGAATGTCCAGCTACTGCGCACGCTAATGCTGACTGCAGTAGACGACATTCCCGCCTCGCTCCTGCGCGAGTTCGCCCGCTGGTACGATTTACGAGCGATGACGGACCGCTACGGGATTTTCGATTTCACGGAACACCTCGAGCGGATTACGACGCCGATTCTGATCATCGCGGGAAGCCATGACGGGTTGACACCAGTGGAAGATTTGCGCACCGTTTACGAACGCGTTCGGTCGAAAGACAAGGCCTTCGTCGTCATAGGCAAGAAAACCGGTGCAACCAACAATTACGCCCATGCGGACCTCATCCTGGGTTTACACGCACCCGTGGACGTGTACCCGGTGATTTGCCGCTGGCTGGAGGCTCACCGAGAATCGGGCAAGCTTACGCGCGACTCGGCTGCAAAAGTTCGCCGACGCGAACACGCAGCCGCCGCGAGCAAAGTCATACCACTGGCTCGCAAGCAACGAGCCTCCTCGAAGTGA
- a CDS encoding ADP-ribose pyrophosphatase, which produces MTEPRQCIYKGKVVHLWLERVVLPNGHEVTLEVIRHPGAAAVVPLHESGDVTLIRQYRHAAGGFIWEIPAGKLDGEDPAVCALRELEEEAGLAAGRLTHLGWIFTTPGFTDEKIHLFLAEELSPATQKLEHDEVLTCARYPLQQALAMVARGEIVDAKSALALFLTAEHLRHRDGGAESSAGG; this is translated from the coding sequence ATGACCGAACCACGCCAGTGCATATACAAGGGCAAAGTCGTCCACCTATGGCTCGAACGTGTGGTGCTGCCGAACGGCCACGAGGTCACCTTAGAAGTGATCCGCCATCCCGGAGCCGCTGCGGTGGTCCCCCTGCACGAGAGCGGAGATGTCACCCTGATTCGCCAGTACCGCCATGCTGCTGGGGGCTTCATCTGGGAGATTCCAGCGGGCAAACTGGATGGTGAAGATCCCGCAGTGTGCGCGCTGCGGGAACTTGAAGAAGAAGCTGGCCTCGCCGCCGGCCGGTTGACTCACTTGGGTTGGATCTTCACCACACCAGGGTTCACGGACGAGAAAATCCATCTCTTCCTTGCCGAGGAGCTTTCGCCCGCAACACAGAAACTGGAACACGACGAGGTTCTGACTTGCGCCCGTTACCCGTTGCAACAGGCTCTGGCGATGGTGGCCCGCGGCGAGATTGTCGACGCGAAATCCGCATTAGCGCTCTTCCTCACCGCCGAGCACTTGCGCCACCGAGATGGCGGGGCCGAAAGCTCCGCGGGCGGATAA
- a CDS encoding thermostable carboxypeptidase 1, whose translation MAGPKAPRADNAHSFRYCDGPMTDLHASYRKLVLQVRKLSRLEEALKLLEWDQATYMPPGAHGERAEQTATLAAVVHDQRIAPQLLSLIDELAAHLPELSPSAAVDVRELKWRADRLRRVPTALQSARAQAQSLARSAWSEARETGQFQLLAPHLEEVVRLEREYAQAIAGDGDLYQVLLEEYEPGIPESLVREVFEQLRKPLRQFAQRLTDLAEQRRKYPSVLRGSYPISSQRELNRYVAERVGFDFSCGRMDESAHPFSISIGRDYRITTRYDVSDLRVGLYSTLHEVGHALYEQGLLPEAHGLPRGSACSLGIHESQSRLWENFVGRSEAFWRFLLPQACRVFPTLRNASLDAILADVNEAHPTFIRTEADEITYNLHVLVRYELERKLIEGELQVMDLPDAWNAKMRELLGIVPPSAREGVLQDIHWPSGAFGYFPTYTLGNVFAAQMMEAVDQQIGPLSPHIERGDFTPLLDWLTRNIYHFGQQYRSTELVFRLTGSPPSARALLHHLHLRLEWLESHARRP comes from the coding sequence ATGGCGGGGCCGAAAGCTCCGCGGGCGGATAATGCACACAGCTTTCGCTACTGCGATGGCCCGATGACCGATCTGCACGCGTCCTACCGCAAACTCGTCCTGCAGGTGCGAAAACTGTCGCGTCTAGAGGAAGCGCTCAAGCTTCTCGAATGGGATCAGGCTACGTACATGCCCCCAGGCGCGCATGGAGAACGCGCGGAACAAACGGCCACTTTGGCGGCTGTTGTCCACGATCAGCGGATCGCTCCCCAATTGCTTAGCCTCATCGACGAACTGGCAGCGCATTTACCGGAGCTGAGCCCCAGCGCCGCAGTGGATGTGCGAGAGCTGAAGTGGCGTGCAGACCGGCTCCGGCGCGTACCCACCGCGCTGCAATCCGCGCGAGCCCAGGCCCAGTCTCTGGCTCGCTCCGCATGGTCGGAGGCACGCGAAACTGGCCAGTTTCAGTTGCTCGCCCCACATTTGGAGGAGGTCGTTCGCCTCGAACGAGAGTACGCACAGGCCATCGCCGGTGACGGCGATTTATACCAAGTCTTGCTCGAGGAATACGAACCCGGAATACCCGAATCGCTTGTGCGAGAAGTCTTCGAACAATTGCGCAAGCCATTGCGGCAATTTGCGCAACGACTCACGGACCTGGCCGAACAACGAAGAAAATACCCTAGCGTGCTGCGCGGTTCCTACCCGATCTCGTCTCAGCGTGAACTCAATCGGTACGTGGCGGAGCGCGTCGGGTTTGACTTTTCTTGCGGCCGCATGGATGAGTCCGCACATCCTTTTTCGATTTCCATTGGCAGGGATTATCGCATCACCACCCGCTACGACGTATCGGACCTCCGCGTCGGCCTGTACTCCACCCTCCACGAGGTCGGGCATGCACTGTACGAGCAAGGGCTGTTGCCCGAAGCCCACGGACTCCCACGAGGTAGCGCGTGCTCGCTTGGAATCCACGAGTCGCAATCGCGGCTGTGGGAGAACTTCGTTGGCCGGTCCGAGGCTTTCTGGCGATTCTTGCTTCCCCAAGCGTGCCGCGTTTTTCCAACCCTCCGCAACGCCTCGCTCGACGCGATTTTGGCGGACGTCAACGAAGCTCATCCGACATTCATCCGGACAGAGGCGGACGAGATTACTTACAATTTGCACGTCCTCGTGCGCTACGAACTCGAGCGCAAGCTGATCGAGGGGGAGTTGCAGGTGATGGATTTGCCGGATGCGTGGAACGCCAAAATGAGGGAACTGCTCGGCATCGTGCCACCGAGCGCACGCGAGGGCGTCCTGCAGGACATCCACTGGCCAAGCGGAGCTTTCGGGTATTTCCCCACGTATACACTGGGAAACGTCTTTGCCGCCCAAATGATGGAAGCAGTAGACCAACAAATCGGACCGCTGTCGCCACATATCGAGCGCGGGGATTTCACTCCTCTTTTGGATTGGCTGACCCGCAATATCTACCACTTTGGGCAGCAGTACCGCTCCACCGAGCTCGTCTTTCGGCTCACCGGTAGTCCCCCGTCTGCGCGTGCCCTTCTCCATCACCTACACCTTCGCCTCGAATGGTTGGAGAGCCACGCCCGGCGCCCGTAG